A region of the Styela clava chromosome 1, kaStyClav1.hap1.2, whole genome shotgun sequence genome:
GTAATGGGTTTAATGTAATCTCAAAATTAATTCCTCAGTGATCCCTTTCATTCTtgaccaagtaatgtttcgaaaatataaacatttcactcagacatgcatggcgggtggagtgtagAAATCATAACGTAAAATCgatcgtgaatttcgatgtaacaacgcgcgctgtctcgttcacgaattgttgtaTCATCGGAAATGCTTACACtcgttatattttgagcatttttgcactaataaatagggcgtgacattatcaaaatcgtcaagagaAGTAAAATTGAActcgcaaattccgtaaataaaattttgtaatacaCGGAAACGATATTAGCtataatgtttcgaaaatgtaaacattttactcgggcatgcatggcgggtggagtgtagAAATTGTGAACAggagtataacgtaaaatcaatcgtgaatttcgatgtaacaacgcgcactgtctcgttcacgaattgttgtaTCATCGGAAATGATCGCATTCGTTATATACTGAGCATTTTTGCACTGATaaatagggcgtgacattatcaaaatcgtcaagagaagtaaaagtgaatttgcaaattccgtaaataaaattgtgaattactcggtaacgatatTAGATATAATGATCGCGGGGTTTCTTGAGAGAAAACGTCGGAACTTGGATAAGTTAGTTATAATTATCGCCTGGCCATCTATTGGGCACAAAAGTACAAAAGCGCAATTTTTTTCAGCAATAGGTCGCATATGTAAattatggtgaccgtacatttgaacccatgtacatttgaacccatgcgtatatccacgggttcaatctatatgcgggtgctataacccatgggttagggttagtatgggtttaactatccgtgaaacaaaataaattccataggtgcaatagcatacaggtgcaattgtcatgggttcaaatgtacgtgggttcaaatgtaatggaaccgtaaattattattcaagaagcgctgtttattaacgtcatctcgtcgtATGGCCatgcagaaatgcctttattgtcgaattatttagtcactattttaaatcaacattcgggATTGACGCAATCGCAGCTTTGCGACGTTTATCTGTAAAGTAACAtagacaccatagaaaagcatagcAAAGTTAATTACCGtattgtcttaataaatatctgcatcccgTTATCGATAATACAATTACCATTTGCTTAATATtgtgacggtaaatttacaaacgttaaTAAGTGATAggaaagccaacgcaaatgataaaaattagaataatattaatttggatTTGAAATCACTCCTCAATGGttttaacagctgttgccgacgtGAACGCACAGGTAAACGCGAAATataaacttcgatgtccgccgacccgaaaGAATTACTACTTGCAAAAAACAGAAAGGACGgtaatatagaatatatatggCCGCAAAAACGGTcacggtgacaaaaacaatcagcgattatgacgaaattacccagtaaaaaaacgctttgtaTCCGATTTTTCAATGTCTTTAATAATTTCCAAAGGGAGTATGGACCTCCCgttgtgtataaaaaatattcgttattcgactattcggtattcgttaaaaatgttcgaattattcgattcgaaaaaaatattcgattttgcccacccctagttATGGGTCTAGTAATAGAATTCCTACAATTGGATTTGTTGgtataaaatgtattttctccTCCTAGAATCTATATTGTCTGAACCTTTTTTGAGTGCACCTCTCAGATTGCAAAAAATGATGTTACGTTTAAAAAAGTATGAtttgaaaatcatttataaaaaagGTACTGAAATGTATATTGCTGATACATTGTCACGAGCATATGTTTCAAATGATAAACTCGTTGATATTATGCATAATTATGATGATTTTGATATTCTGACAATTGTTTTCTATTTCCCCACCAAGAGCACATGAATTGGTTGAAAAAACCAGGACTGATCAAACATTACAAGAACTGATTAAAATTATCAAGCATGGATGATCTAATACTGTAAAAAGTTTGCCAATCCAAGTTCAGAAATATTTCCCATTTCGAGATGAACTCATTGAACATGATGGTGTTGTGTACAAGACAAATAAATTTGTTGTTCCCGCGTCATTACAACAAGAATACATTACACAAATACACCGATTTGTTTTGGTGCAATATGTCCAAAGATATTGAAGAAGCTATTTCACATTGTTCTGTTTGCAATAGTCTGAAGAATCATCAACAGAAAGAACCATTGAAATTACATGAAATTCCTGATCGTCCATGGTCTATTCTAGCTACAGATATACTTCACTGGTATGGAAGTGAACACTTAGTACTTGTTGACTCTTATTCTGGATGGTTTGAAATTAACCACTTGTCTGATATTTCCTCATAAACTGTTATAAAGAATCTTAAAGAACATTTTGCTAGATTTGGCAGTCCAGATGTACTGTTCAGTGATGGTGGTCCCCAATATTCGTCGCTTCTTTTCAAAGAATTTGCTAGAGAATGGCAATTCAAACATGTTATGAgtcccagatagcacaactacgttgggCCAACGTTATAATCCGCCGGCAACCGTTGTACGCGGTTTTACAACCATTTACCATGGTAAGGCCATGATAGGCCTTCAACGAAACACGCCATTATGCGAAGAAATGGGCGCGCGATTCGAATATAGCACATGAGGTCGCCATTCATTTTGGCGGTACTCGTAATCGATATCCTGTTGCTAGGTTTTTTCCGTGGAGGGGAcagtgaaattgaaattttaatgcttTCATAGTAGAATGGCGAAAGTAGAGATAGTTGTAACCGTGTAAGTAAGTTAATCTCATGGTACCGCTACCCTAAGTGCGTTGTCAGGTCACGGTTCATAAGGGTGATACGGTACCATAccggcagggatggccaattcgaataaagtattcgaatgtattcgaatatcacgtcattcgaatatcggaattcacgttcatgagaatatcggatatttgtgcgacgtcacacattttcgacgccgctttcaagacgtttccgttgaatgaaagcATTCTCGAtggaaacttgcgcgtgattattttcatcactcatcagcgtaacgtgttatttaggcccgtaaacgccCTTACGATTGTGTtcttttctctaaaacgaaaatttttcacaaatttgttccacgataacgataacatttatttattttttttgtatgcgcacggaattgtgaatctggtaaatacgttcatcggcggcgagttctaaagacaacgcaactttttgattgaaaagcgacaatttaaaatgctgaaaataaaaccgtaaacagtATAAGTTTttttgaggcccgcgaaaatttaaaaaacgcttttctaggcagtgaaaatcgcaaacgacacattatgtttggtcggcgtttagaaacctatcgtcactaattgagggcgggatttgcctgattatccattactttaaattgccgtcgaatattttcgtgttaacacgatacaaggtctgaaacgcgactttttcccgagttgtgaggatgtatatagtataattaatctaaagtatattcaatcaattttattgtgatgaattaaattttactctgagatattacagcatatttatggatttttcgaacggttttatctaaaaataatcagagtggcagcatttcgatcgagcggagtcactgttaacaagtaggcctacatctaaatatttgccgaattcgcaaaatacggatcaaaacaatatttaatcggacagtttacctcacgtttttatttttatagccgcggattgcaatggtatataagagtggtgaggattttattttgtcgacgcaaccgcaggttaaattgaagacaattaagttaataaagcaagacattttaaatatgcccgtgtcggtcacgaattcatcactttgcacaacggaaaaatatatattcgttgttatattatttgttgtaaaagtcgactcttttaacaggtggcataatcgcggcgatgaatatgtatttttaatttactgctaaactttatatgtatattcattgtatgaaatgaattattctctacacttaacaggattttacataattatttgagatttttctaacggcgataacgagttggcaagattgcagaaatacgtaataaaattaaatacatcaggcagtttatctcgtaattttaggtcacagatcgccgtggaccgaatagtaatgttgtttttttttgacgtaagaagaagcaaccgcgagttatgttggacacattaaattaatatataaagatattttagaatatcgtagttgtcatggattgaatattttacgtaacagaatgatcattatacgctgaaaagacggctctttaacgagcgcggaatcgcggtgggtgttacaggcggcaatgggaatttccgatttcgaaaatcctggctgcgcgctggcagtggtggtcatctattctctactaatttatttctaactccaaacacaacaatatgtttcacataataacaatatggttcacataaattaacatacaaatatactggtaggtagtagaatactctaggcttaaatattagaatttttaaaggcataatggattttcgattgttgttgcctgtattgccaataaattttattactctcagaaaatatacacaattatctgaatacaagtagtattttcgtcaatagacttgactattatcgtaatatcatggtaccaatgatagaaagcgtcagccaacttggctatcttttcatatggtcatttgtacaaagtgaataattttaataaactgactgtgtcacaagttgctattattttttattgatagctataaactatcaattactttgtgtacatatactgttggttcgtggcttcattctgatatttctattgaagcttaattcctaatttactgggtttcaatcaactaaaacaaaaatgtgttattttggattttagaatgtattcggaattccagattcgaaaacattattttagaatgtattcgaaacagtttagtattcggaaatggccatccctgcatACCGgtaaaaattacatatttatccctggacaccgtaggtaccggtaacgacaacgagatgaggtacggtaccgtacttggtcttttggcatttttttgttaaactttcttAGGTTGCCATCTTtcatttaccagtattcgttatcgagtaccggAACCGTACAGTACCTATGGTAGAGTCCCCTCCCCGATATGCGTTCACGTCACATTTACGATCACTACCTTTCAGCACCCTGTTTTGGCCAAACTAGAAATAGTGATAGATTCCCGCTCGGTATCCATAATCCCTAACTACTCGCCTACCCACAGCTCGCTTCTCGTCAAATTTCGTCCAAAATTTTTCTGGGTCAAAACGCCACTAGTGGTCGAGAATGACCAATTTTAGAGCACGAAACCTCTTTTTCTATTTCAGGAAGAACGGAAGCATATGGGGAggttaaaataaatatagagCCGTGAAAATTGGAGTGGGAACAACTTATATTCTCTCCTATTCGTCGCCGGAGTAATGAGTCTCTATCTTTATTGCATTGCAGATAATTCCACGTGTGAAAAAGGGCGCTCGCGATTTCCACTTTGGTCACATTTGCGATCAAGTAAAAATGTAAGATCGAGACCCGAGTGAAAGCCCATTTACTTCGAATGGTGTAGACAACGTATCAAGATAACTCCAAAATATAATAAAGCTCTTATTCTTCACATTAttcgttttaaaaatattgcatgATATGTAGATTTCCGAAATTAGATCACATCTTTCCCCACAATCAATTTATAAACAATCACTGAGGGGTCAATAacgtaataaattatatttacctGCCCTGTATTTGCCGTAGGTTACACCAACCATGTCTGCTCTGAATGTTTCTTGTTGATTTAAATGTTTTTGACCGACCTCATAATTCTTAATGTATCAGCGCCAATGTCGAATTTCAttattgttaacaaaatttttttacgaGCACCATTtgtaattatttaaattcatCAGTTTAGGAGTTGACATAGACTACTTGCAGAGTACATTGGGAGTCATCGAAAATATAGGTTTTGCCTCTCATTATATTGAACAGCAATGCGTTTCCGGCGGAGCCAAAAATAGTATATCTTTGTGGCTTTGATTACATTGAATTGTATAAAAACACTACTTCTTGGCATttgtaaattataattaatgtaAGTTATAATTTTGAGcgcagaaataaatttgataacatTGTTCTCTGCAATGTAAACATACCGGCTTTCTACCGGAAGATTAAGATTTTTGTACACATCGCCGTGATGGGGTGAAGAGATGTGcgtaattaatcatatgacaagaCAAGGCTGTTTTTCCAGTCACCCACGGGAATCTGTTCGCCATACTGCGAATGTATACACATGTTGATTGAATACAAACCATCGTCCTAAGTACCTACCTATTGTAATCACTAATAAAAAAGTAGGGGTATTATTATCGGTTTATCGAATGGACAAGGTTGAGTCGGTAtgctattcaattttatttgtcccGTGTAGAATCAAATACAGTAATCGGGTTGGGTTGGTGAGATTCGGTTGAAAAAAAACGTTTGTAATAAGCTTGTCGGATGACAGTATTCGCGTCAGCACACCCAAAAGATGATTTCGCAACTTTTTCCATACCTATGTAGGGTCTAAAACAGGAACGTCGGCGCTCCGATTGGCGAGATTTTTAGTGATCGCAAATATACGTTGTTGATCGCAATTGCCCCACTGACATGGTGAAAGTAGAGGCGGTATAAACGGTTTTCCGGTCACGGTACCGGCATGATTTTAAGGGAAGTGATTGAGATGGATTTGTAGAGTATgttaatgaaaaaatgaagtGTTTTCCGTGAATACAAAGCATATTAGAAGCATTTTGGTAAAAATGATCGCATAACGGGGAGGGGACTCTAgataccggtaaaagttacatatttatccctggacacCGTACAGCCGTAGGTCCGCAGGTACCGATAacgacagaacgagatgaggtacgttatcgtacttggtcttttggcattttatgTTAAACTTTCTGAGGTTGCCATCTCTCATTTACCAGTATTCATTATAGAGTACAGGTACCGGTATTCAGGTATTGGTCCTTCATCCCtggatatgattttttatatttactttatttgtctAAGTGCAAACATTTCTGCAGCCCAAATCGCAAATCCAACCCGTTGGACGACTTAATCCAGTAATCTGAATAGTTGTACATTTGTGAACCTTCTGTCTGacgaatttcaacaaatctaaatacagatctcaattggctgaaatctaaaatatgttttaacaattgccacaatcaaactgaaactaaaatttgatgtttttaggtaaaaaatagctcaaggattattgttttccatttttgtttttgtaacactttaaataaaattttgtttctaaagTATAACTTTTTACACCACACATACGAGATGCGGCATGGCCAGCCAGTCCAGCAAAATTTTTGCACGCGGTCCGAGAACTTTGCCCAACCCTGCTCTagttcatattttcagctttgttgagaaataaattactgatttctgaataatattttgttttaaatttcaatagaattatattgggtatatattaatatgattcattttcagtatgtatgctatgtaagcttacccaaccaaccttaattaagtgttattatgttttaaagtgaattggaaAGTAGACCGCTAGCAAAAAAGATTTGGGCGACTGGGCGAAGCCCATCTCTGTACAATGACTGCCAAATGTGCATGCAACTGTGCAATGCCCAGCGACTCTAAAAGCATGAAGTATTGTACGACACATCTTTTACAAATATCTggacatattttgtgtaatattcattttttccgGTTAATTCTTACCGATTAGATattctgtcaagtgtcaatattaccattgaaagtttaatgatatataccatttttataataggcCCTATGACAATGGACTGGAAAATTCACCTGCTCCAATTCCCTCTTTCACGCAATCATACACTGTGTCTTTTCAAGCATCTCAATGTTTCAATGCGGACAATGCccaaaacagtttttttttattatagtttgatagtagctccttgcatatctgtgccataaaatattgcacaatagctagatatatcacttgaataattacctagtacaacatcatgtgattaataccgtattttccggcgaataagtcgcttttctagacccaaatttttggcctgattttaggggggtcgtcttattaggcgagtatgatcatttttatttttgtgtcgccttattattgaatcgagacaataaaataccttcggcAATAGCATCCCTCACGTCCTCATCaggttagtttaaataaatcgacattctcgcgctgtgaatctggaatttcgatgctgtgattatcatatttgcattatcatatatggattgaatattacgctacaagaaaaagtcatttagaggctattttaaccaatgcgcaaacgcggcgacgGCTCGAAAGGCATTGTATGGTAATTCAAGATTCCCAaagttgatgcgattttactaccccgacttattggccggttatatgcaaaaacccattttttcaggcttgaaaacaggcctcgtcttattcgctggaaaatacggtaattaatattaatgagaaaatttatattctggtaAGTAGTATAGACCATTCGTTCACGTTTATCATCTGAAAGACAATTATGTACTATACATTGGGTAACACTCACTTGATTTTCAGAGATCAAGCCATGCTCCAATCCAGTCCATGGAAAAATTGTTGGGACAGGCGGTAGAAACTCTTATGCTACAAGCTGCAACTTTCCACTGATTATAGTGTGGACTCGGACATACCGGAATTGATGAAGTTCATTGTCAATTCAttgtctgattacattttgatccagaatacatttaaggatgaaaaaatggcttgtaagttgaatatttttataagcTGATTACGGACACTTTACGgcggtggttcccaaactttttttcccgcgaccccaatttttgtaaaatcacagactacagatacttgcgaccccacaacgagaaaacattaaaaatcaatttattcatttctgaatattctatttaatcatTCTGATGAAAATCGACTGTAAGTTTGCGGGGCGTTGGTGTAACGTGGTTGTACTTAACtgtttagttcagtggttcccaacctttttaccccagcgggcaagcaaaattaatttaaaagagTTTGCTGACCGGTAACACATGCCATCGTATGAAGACCACGATGTAAAAATCTCTGAGATCcagaatatttgtttagttttagtacaatgttaaaatattgcagattactccataattaattcgaaagctgaacagaacatgaaagtaaaatagctgaaaatacctttgctgggtctcatcttattgagtgccttttattttttgtcgttttgtttttgactgcatgaagtgcttcgaaattatgtatgaaatacaatTTGCCCCATATTTTCACTTCGTGTTCAAGGAAGAATATTTAAATGTCTAAATACGATccgattgcaatattaaaattgttcacttttatacgaatgcgatgtggacaaaacacatatgtgtatattttagagtagatactcgcgataattaacatagagcttttgcaacggatggaatgtgcttatttactcattccagataagatatttgtcaagtctcggagGTTGCTCCAAGAAAGACTGGTTTGGAGAATCATGAGCTCGGTTATATCAAATTTACTCTCCCGCTGTTTCAACTGTGCAGGACGCGGTGGATGAGAAGGAGTGAGTGGGACGCCCTTAGTTTCTGCTATTAAAGGTGTTTCTGCCATAAaggtatgtaatatgtttatcatattgtaccacCATCTTTCTCTGCCTTAccctcttctattttataagtataagattatttttactccaaatcagcttaagataattcataaaggaaatgaacaaaaattgattaaatagaatctgacaatctggagtgaaaacaaaaccttaCTTAAGATCaaagcgtaaagaatataaggttttgccaaaaagatgcctatcgtgttcatgaattaaattaagttacacacacacaacaacaacagagatataataaaataaaaacaggcgagaaaatttagataagttaGTAAACAGTTAAGTTAGgtagtaaacaaaatgtacttgccagttgccacaccattcatttttatcattatgattgtcaaattgaataatgattttgtaaacaactgtgaacagtaaagaaattgaatgtagattttgtatacaaaagtgaacagtatagaaaaatatttattaaggagatatcgccaagctgatAATGGTAGAGTCAAGTGCCAAATTGCCAATCCAATGTTGCCAGAGTTTGGTGCATAATGGcgaacagtggttttcgaacttatTTGTATCATCGCTCCCTTGCAGTACTTTTTACATTATCACCCCCCCTTAGCACAACAGCAAATGATGaagttacaaataaatttattgtaaatcaattaaacaaatagactaatcatggtgcatgatgtttctaataagatagatgaatttcaacatggaatatttgaagacattttagtcagataaaatctcaaatcatcattattcccTCCAACAAATATTCCCCTCAAAACATTGTCTACGCCATCTTTGCGGAATcaagaatttctgtatttctcaattattattGTCTTGTCAATGTAAGCTTCACTCAAACATTTGCGACTGCAGAAACTTGGCGTAAGATTCCTCCTCTGAAATTTTGTTGGGATGCAGTCATTCAGACTAGGCTTTGAACTCTGGTGCTGTAATTTGCTAATACTGcaatttaacacagaatttttatatttttcagctctggatgatctggcaacgaactccgattaattttattacatgtatacatatttgtaaaataaagacattttgttatcttttgttttttattatataaataatgttagattAGTGGGAAATTTCTATGTAGTATGGATCCATACGAGTGGTCTGTACAACACATCGCCTAACTTGGCCCGACCATATGCCACGATTGTATTACAACGTGTCATCTACGTAGGCCCAGCCATAtgtcacgattgtgttacaacgtatcgcctacGTTGGCCCGACCGTTTGCGGTTGCATTACAGCGAATGGAACGACGTTGGCCCAGCGGCCAAATCTTCGCTGGAACATGGTTGTTCGCCATTATTGGGCCGGTGGTTCGAACAACGTTCGGCCATGTTTGTTccgacgtagttgtgctatctggggtAGTCCTGAATTTCCTCAAAGCAATGGACTAGCTGAAAATGCTGTAAAACAATCTAAAAATTTATTGGAGAAATGCAGACGAGATCGATCTGATCCTTACCTTGCtctattaaatattcaaaatgtgcCTAGAGATAAAATACTTGGCTCTTCTGCACAACGTCTAATATCACGTCGAACAAAAGGTGACATAcctaaatcaaaaaaattgttgaatccTGAAATCAGAAATCCAAAAGAAGTGCATGATCAATTGCTGCACAAAAGAAACcaacaaaagaaatattttgacaagTCTTCAAAACTGCTACCTAATTTGAACACTGGTGATATAGTGAGAATGCAAACTAAAAAAGAATATGACCAGAAAGGTATCATATGCCAGAATTATCACTTACCAAGATCTTACATTGTTGAGTCTGATGGAAGAAGATATCGTCGCAATCGAAGACATATCCTTAAAGCAAATGAATCTTACTATCCTCGAACAGAAGAAGATATCGATTATTCTAATTTATCTGATTCAAATACTGATGTTCCAAGTCAATCTAATATTGTTAATGGAAGTTCTAATTTTGTGCCCAGTATGACTTTTACTAGAAGTGGAAGGAGAATAAGGCCAAATCCAAGATATTTCTCTAGTGATTTTGTGAAGTGAATATTGCATTTTGTAGCTTTGCTGATTGATGACAAATTGTTGTAAATGAGATTTGAACTTTTCAGTTGGCATTGCTATTATGTGCATTAGCGTTGTATTTCATGTGTTGatatttatttaaagaaaaGGGGATGTAAGatgatatttatgacgtcattattaaTGCTATACTTGTCACCTTTGACCTTGCTTGCTTGCTCTCTCTCTGCTTGTGCTGCTAGCTGTTAAGTGTTGTGATCTGTGATGTATCTGTTATATCTATAATATACTCAAGCATCCTGAACAGTTGTGTATTTACCCACAAACAAACAGGTGGTGcttctcgcgcgtttgaacAATTATTTTGATAGAGGTTTCAATAATGGCTCCgatttgtgaaagacattggGATTTGAATAATACCGCGCGGTCCACTCGGAAACCTTCGGCGGGCcgcgggttggacgaccctggttTATTACATTATATTCAATAATTGTGGGTCTTTAATGCAGTAAGCGCCTAAATATCATCAGCTGTCATGCCTTCGATAAGTTAATTGCTGCTGAATATATTTATTGCCAATGACTTATGTATGTGCCAATGACTTACCGAATTGCCTTATCACCATCGACTTACTTTATCGCCACGAACTTATTAAATCCACTCTTACTTACTTGATCGCTAATATCTTACCTAATCGCCATTGTAAAAATACCtcgatctctttcaacgaattagtaagtatatttgtgagctttcgttagatcatggtctaacttcttcaaacaatacaatatGTAACTGTAAATACAAAAGATTAAGTTTTCTATAACTGATTTAGATGCTATGGGGATGGGCAATTTAATCCGTATCATCTCAGAACTGCCGGTCTAGCTGATGTGGTTGGGTTGGAGGTCGTCTATTTGTGTAGTTtgcattgtttgtttttgaacctcgtttgtttgtattgttgttgtttttgtgatAGTACTGTTTGTcttttggttttatatttgcGTTAAAGCCTCTCTCCGTTTGAGTTTTAATCTTTTCTATTGATTCTCTGTAGTTGCCGAGTCTTCATTTTGTTAATCCAGAAATGCTCTTTGTTTTTCCTATAGAGTTCGTTGTGGGTTAGTGAGTCAATTCCCAGAATACTGAAATTGTCTATATTGTGCCCTTCCCTCAAATTCTAGATTGTGTATATCTGAATAAGTAAATAGCTGTAGAAAAATCTTGCTTTCGGagacacaaaaaaaaatccaccaacAATTTATCAAATGTCTGGTATggtaaacaaataaaaatgcatcCATGAAAAGGCAGCATAAAGTTTTGAACATTGGAAATAAA
Encoded here:
- the LOC144426076 gene encoding uncharacterized protein LOC144426076; its protein translation is MVVRHYWAGGSNNVRPCLFRRSCAIWGSPEFPQSNGLAENAVKQSKNLLEKCRRDRSDPYLALLNIQNVPRDKILGSSAQRLISRRTKGDIPKSKKLLNPEIRNPKEVHDQLLHKRNQQKKYFDKSSKLLPNLNTGDIVRMQTKKEYDQKGIICQNYHLPRSYIVESDGRRYRRNRRHILKANESYYPRTEEDIDYSNLSDSNTDVPSQSNIVNGSSNFVPSMTFTRSGRRIRPNPRYFSSDFVK